One genomic region from Natrinema caseinilyticum encodes:
- a CDS encoding cell division protein SepF, whose product MGLMSKILGGNQPRTVEDYAELNLEDVSAESAEATMQVHIAEVGSQADAIDIKDAVYDGDIVIADITRLRTNDSTVEHIVDELRQVAQEVDGDIVRKGDDQMIIAPTGIRISREKLGQQL is encoded by the coding sequence ATGGGACTCATGAGCAAAATTCTCGGCGGGAATCAGCCGCGGACCGTCGAGGATTACGCCGAACTGAATCTCGAGGACGTCTCGGCGGAGTCAGCAGAGGCGACGATGCAAGTACACATCGCGGAGGTCGGCAGTCAGGCCGACGCGATCGACATCAAAGACGCCGTCTACGACGGTGACATCGTCATCGCCGATATCACGCGCCTGCGGACCAACGACAGCACGGTCGAGCACATCGTCGACGAGCTGCGACAGGTCGCCCAGGAGGTAGACGGCGATATCGTCCGCAAGGGTGACGATCAGATGATCATCGCGCCGACCGGGATCCGAATCAGCAGGGAGAAACTGGGACAACAGTTGTAG
- a CDS encoding CBS domain-containing protein yields MIETTVAAVGLRQSVTIAPETSVTEAARRLRCTDVPALVVLEDDAVVGVVSESDLVAMIAETDDRPTVRALVSTPVATTSPSATLSEAAETMRTSGVKHLPVVGDGRFRGLLSARTLAPYLPRHRLEIEWRAEPMRLESADDLAVASGD; encoded by the coding sequence ATGATCGAAACGACAGTCGCAGCCGTCGGACTCCGTCAGTCGGTGACGATCGCGCCCGAGACGTCCGTGACCGAGGCGGCCCGACGGCTTCGTTGCACCGACGTGCCCGCCCTCGTCGTCCTCGAGGACGATGCCGTCGTCGGCGTCGTGTCCGAGTCGGATCTCGTCGCGATGATCGCGGAAACCGACGATCGGCCCACCGTGCGAGCACTCGTGTCGACGCCGGTCGCGACGACTTCGCCGTCCGCGACGCTGTCCGAGGCGGCCGAAACGATGCGGACCAGCGGCGTCAAGCACCTCCCCGTCGTCGGCGACGGCCGGTTCCGCGGCCTGCTCTCGGCCCGGACGCTGGCCCCGTACCTCCCGCGTCACCGCCTCGAGATCGAGTGGCGAGCCGAACCGATGCGACTCGAGTCGGCCGACGACCTGGCGGTCGCGTCGGGCGACTGA
- a CDS encoding helix-turn-helix domain-containing protein, translating to MTGFRATVVIDDPAGCPVADVSAHADEPVDSVSRSSRQTAAGTVVEEFCVAADASVDGGADVELTPIQSDDSEAIYRFERDGGADCACEVVEGTGTPVSSVRAQDGALIVSFRTLELAAVADIVDELRASFDGVIVDELSRDHESASTDPVVVDRDRLTARQREILEAAHEMGYFDYPKGANATDVAERLGVARSTFTEHLAAAQTKLMDDILEQ from the coding sequence ATGACGGGGTTTCGTGCAACGGTCGTCATCGACGATCCCGCGGGGTGTCCGGTCGCCGACGTCTCGGCACACGCCGACGAGCCGGTCGATTCGGTCTCGCGGTCGTCCCGACAGACGGCCGCCGGGACGGTCGTCGAGGAATTTTGCGTCGCCGCGGACGCTTCGGTCGACGGCGGTGCGGACGTCGAATTGACGCCGATTCAGTCCGACGACAGCGAGGCGATTTATCGATTCGAGCGCGACGGCGGCGCCGACTGCGCCTGCGAAGTCGTCGAGGGAACGGGAACGCCCGTCTCGTCGGTGCGCGCACAGGACGGTGCGCTGATCGTTTCGTTTCGAACGCTCGAACTCGCGGCGGTCGCCGACATCGTCGACGAACTGCGGGCGTCCTTCGACGGGGTGATCGTCGACGAACTCTCACGGGATCACGAGAGCGCGTCGACCGATCCGGTCGTCGTCGACCGAGACCGGCTCACGGCCAGACAGCGAGAAATCCTCGAGGCCGCCCACGAGATGGGCTACTTCGACTATCCGAAGGGCGCGAACGCGACGGACGTCGCCGAGCGTCTCGGCGTCGCTCGCTCGACTTTCACCGAGCATCTGGCGGCGGCCCAGACGAAACTCATGGACGACATCCTCGAGCAGTGA
- a CDS encoding TAXI family TRAP transporter solute-binding subunit, producing MKGAATAGIIGVAGCLGGGDGKITVTIGGTSTGSSTQAAGQALARAAQQHSDVINISVQETEGWTANLREFDDGNIPSMGVDNNSISKAMNEEGPFAENPVDSLPHQGFMFTSLQIHMVGLEGSGLESTADLKEGGYTIYPIQPGFGTRLLTEEILKSAGIWGPNEINNSDTGDIPGQVEEGNVDALCLYGANGVELSGWCQEVDVRSGEGLYLLEVDDEFKQTIEDHPGALLEEFDPYGYEQDVTKVTDTVTSWSLAAQWAFGPDVPAEATKEIARLANEHHDTLRESDSTTLEFTPELMTQTVMEGLEVHQGVAEFFDENDVWDDAWKRGEAAESDN from the coding sequence CTGAAAGGCGCCGCGACAGCCGGTATCATCGGTGTAGCCGGTTGTCTCGGTGGCGGCGACGGCAAGATAACCGTCACGATCGGCGGGACCTCGACCGGGAGCTCGACTCAGGCCGCGGGGCAGGCCCTCGCTCGAGCCGCCCAACAACACAGCGACGTGATCAACATCTCCGTCCAGGAGACGGAAGGGTGGACGGCGAACCTCCGTGAGTTCGACGACGGAAACATTCCCTCGATGGGTGTCGACAACAACTCGATCTCGAAGGCCATGAACGAGGAGGGGCCGTTCGCCGAGAACCCCGTCGATTCGCTGCCGCATCAGGGCTTCATGTTCACGTCCCTGCAGATCCACATGGTCGGTCTCGAAGGCAGCGGTCTCGAATCGACCGCGGACCTCAAAGAGGGCGGCTACACGATCTATCCGATTCAGCCCGGCTTCGGGACCCGTCTACTGACGGAGGAGATTCTCAAAAGCGCCGGCATCTGGGGCCCCAACGAGATCAACAACTCGGATACCGGCGACATTCCCGGCCAGGTCGAGGAGGGGAACGTCGACGCGCTCTGTCTGTACGGCGCGAACGGCGTCGAACTCTCCGGCTGGTGTCAGGAGGTCGACGTCCGTAGCGGGGAGGGTCTCTACCTGCTCGAGGTCGACGACGAGTTCAAACAGACCATCGAGGACCATCCCGGCGCGCTGCTCGAGGAGTTCGACCCCTACGGCTACGAGCAGGACGTGACGAAGGTTACCGATACGGTCACCTCGTGGTCGCTCGCGGCCCAGTGGGCGTTCGGTCCCGACGTGCCCGCAGAAGCGACGAAAGAGATCGCCCGACTGGCGAACGAACACCACGATACGCTTCGCGAGTCGGACTCGACGACGCTCGAATTCACGCCCGAACTGATGACCCAGACCGTCATGGAGGGCCTCGAGGTCCACCAGGGCGTCGCCGAATTCTTCGACGAGAACGACGTCTGGGACGACGCCTGGAAGCGCGGCGAGGCCGCCGAGTCCGACAACTGA
- a CDS encoding MFS transporter, translating into MEQSYWRTVSLVTVWQIAASICYYTVFAATPFFRDTFGLSRFSVGLVVTTLTLGYAVFLVPLGALTDRFGERRALTLGLVGLSAGTLLVAAAPSSALLVVAVFLLGSTYGTAMPGTNKAIFDAIEPGRQNLAMGIKQIGVTGGSGISALLVTGLAGALFWQAGFLVAAGFGSLVAAVFFLRYSSGSQRRDAGYPDFGALLSNRPYVVLLIAGLFLGAALFTTTGYTVLYVEESIGASVAFGGVVLALVQLFGSLGRLLAGWLGDVLPGEPRVRNGLLLVGQSLGSAVMFVVVASTTTELGAAIGFAVLGFFVLGYTGVYYSVMATLVRTDEMGGATAGGQLALTCGALVAPPAFGYLADTAGYRTAWLFLAAVVVVAVGLLVQVVRTPPSVARSAPSEA; encoded by the coding sequence ATGGAGCAATCGTACTGGCGAACCGTCTCTCTCGTCACCGTCTGGCAGATCGCAGCGAGCATCTGCTACTATACGGTCTTCGCCGCGACACCGTTCTTCCGGGATACGTTCGGCCTGTCCCGATTCTCGGTCGGCCTCGTGGTCACCACACTCACTCTCGGCTACGCCGTCTTTCTGGTGCCGCTTGGCGCGCTGACGGATCGATTCGGCGAACGACGGGCGCTGACCCTCGGCCTCGTCGGTCTGTCGGCGGGGACGCTCCTCGTCGCAGCCGCACCGTCGTCCGCGCTGTTAGTCGTGGCAGTGTTCCTCCTTGGATCGACGTACGGGACCGCGATGCCGGGGACGAACAAGGCGATCTTCGACGCAATCGAACCGGGACGACAGAATCTCGCGATGGGCATCAAGCAAATCGGCGTCACCGGTGGGAGCGGAATCAGCGCGCTCCTCGTCACCGGTCTCGCGGGCGCGCTGTTCTGGCAAGCCGGCTTTCTCGTCGCCGCGGGGTTCGGATCGCTCGTCGCCGCCGTCTTCTTTCTCCGCTACTCGAGCGGCAGTCAGAGGCGTGACGCCGGCTACCCGGATTTCGGCGCGCTGCTCTCGAACCGACCGTACGTCGTTCTGTTGATCGCCGGGCTCTTTCTCGGCGCGGCCCTGTTTACGACGACCGGATACACGGTCCTGTACGTCGAAGAATCGATCGGTGCGTCCGTCGCGTTCGGCGGCGTCGTCCTCGCGCTCGTCCAATTGTTCGGCAGCCTCGGCCGCCTCCTGGCGGGGTGGCTCGGCGACGTCCTCCCCGGCGAACCGCGCGTCAGAAACGGCCTCCTGCTCGTCGGTCAATCGCTCGGCAGCGCCGTCATGTTCGTCGTCGTCGCGTCGACGACCACCGAGCTCGGGGCCGCGATCGGGTTCGCCGTCCTGGGCTTTTTCGTCCTCGGGTACACCGGCGTCTACTACTCGGTCATGGCAACGCTCGTCAGGACCGACGAGATGGGCGGCGCCACCGCCGGAGGACAACTCGCACTTACCTGCGGCGCCCTCGTCGCCCCGCCCGCGTTCGGCTACCTCGCCGACACGGCCGGCTACCGAACCGCCTGGCTCTTCCTCGCCGCAGTCGTCGTCGTGGCGGTGGGCCTTCTCGTGCAGGTCGTCCGAACGCCGCCGTCCGTCGCGCGATCCGCCCCCTCCGAGGCCTGA
- a CDS encoding RNB domain-containing ribonuclease: MSDDAQADAGTAEGQGPVEISEDLARHLENKREELFEKLEIRDEFPSEVLAEAEARTEGVQAEISDEIDERRDLRDLTTWTTDPIDAQDFDDALSIEEREDEYVLWVHIADVTHYVNPETAMWDEAVERGNTVYLPGYTIHMLPPVLAETVCSLVPNEERLAHTVEMHLDKEHLSYETIDIYKSVIESDERLTYSQAETRLEEPDAPLHEENKLVYELADRMHEQRKADGSLVLNPSRDRAHTIIEECMLKANKAVTHELMWNRGVEAMYRVHPQPSPDEWSKALQEIQDLDGVSIPGSTWDDPRKAVNATLEEAPGRQLDKIQWAVMKVMPRAKYMNDPFGGHHALNFEIYGHFTSPIRRLSDLINHWIVYQNDVPENLIELCDRASDKQKDAEQCEREYKTFLQEVGLDPMAVNNRGIEVVDEAEAEKTL, translated from the coding sequence ATGAGCGACGACGCACAGGCCGATGCCGGCACGGCCGAAGGGCAGGGTCCCGTGGAGATCAGCGAGGACCTCGCGCGCCACCTGGAGAACAAGCGCGAGGAGTTGTTCGAGAAGCTCGAAATCCGCGACGAGTTCCCGTCCGAGGTCTTAGCGGAGGCCGAGGCACGGACGGAGGGCGTCCAGGCCGAGATCAGCGACGAAATCGACGAGCGACGAGATCTGCGGGACTTGACGACGTGGACGACGGACCCGATCGACGCCCAGGACTTCGACGACGCGCTCTCCATCGAAGAGCGCGAGGACGAGTACGTCCTCTGGGTTCACATCGCGGACGTGACCCACTACGTCAATCCCGAGACGGCGATGTGGGACGAAGCCGTCGAGCGGGGGAACACGGTCTACTTACCCGGTTACACGATCCATATGCTCCCGCCGGTGCTGGCCGAGACGGTCTGCTCGCTGGTCCCCAACGAGGAGCGCCTGGCTCACACCGTCGAGATGCACCTCGACAAGGAACACCTGAGCTACGAGACCATCGACATCTACAAGTCCGTCATCGAGTCCGACGAACGACTCACCTACTCACAGGCCGAAACCCGACTCGAGGAACCGGACGCGCCGCTCCACGAGGAGAACAAACTGGTCTACGAACTCGCGGATCGGATGCACGAACAGCGCAAAGCGGACGGCTCGCTCGTCTTGAACCCGAGTCGCGATCGGGCACACACCATCATCGAAGAGTGCATGCTGAAGGCCAACAAGGCCGTCACGCACGAACTCATGTGGAATCGGGGCGTCGAGGCCATGTACCGGGTCCACCCCCAGCCGAGTCCGGACGAGTGGTCCAAGGCGCTCCAGGAGATACAGGACCTCGACGGCGTCTCCATTCCCGGCAGCACCTGGGACGACCCGCGAAAAGCCGTCAACGCGACGCTGGAAGAGGCCCCCGGCCGCCAACTGGACAAGATTCAGTGGGCGGTCATGAAGGTGATGCCCCGGGCGAAGTACATGAACGATCCGTTCGGCGGCCACCACGCGTTGAACTTCGAGATCTACGGCCACTTCACGAGCCCCATCAGACGGCTTTCGGACCTGATCAACCACTGGATCGTCTACCAGAACGACGTGCCGGAGAACCTCATCGAACTCTGTGACCGCGCCAGCGACAAGCAAAAAGACGCCGAACAGTGCGAGCGCGAGTACAAGACCTTCCTCCAGGAGGTCGGCCTCGATCCGATGGCGGTCAACAACCGCGGAATCGAAGTGGTAGACGAAGCGGAAGCCGAAAAGACGCTGTAG
- a CDS encoding RNA-binding protein: MQVKSRHHLRSDAVSDLEAELEDKLGVAPEGDVYERVEFEEADREVILIDGEPQVAFFDEEPFLTVRGANAYEPEKRLVTVDAGAVSFVSDGADVMRPGITEATDDISPDDLVVIAEESHGKILAVGRARVDGADMVGDEGKVVDSVHHVGDELFEFTG; this comes from the coding sequence ATGCAGGTCAAATCTCGACATCATCTCCGTAGCGATGCCGTCTCCGACCTCGAGGCGGAACTCGAGGACAAACTTGGCGTCGCGCCCGAGGGTGACGTCTACGAGCGCGTCGAGTTCGAAGAGGCCGACCGCGAGGTCATCCTCATCGACGGGGAGCCCCAGGTCGCGTTCTTCGACGAGGAACCGTTTCTGACGGTTCGCGGCGCGAACGCGTACGAACCCGAGAAGCGACTGGTGACCGTCGATGCGGGTGCCGTCTCGTTCGTCAGCGACGGCGCGGACGTCATGCGTCCGGGGATCACCGAGGCGACGGACGATATCTCGCCGGACGACCTGGTCGTGATCGCGGAGGAGTCCCACGGGAAGATACTCGCTGTCGGTCGCGCCCGCGTCGACGGGGCGGATATGGTCGGTGACGAAGGGAAAGTCGTCGATTCCGTCCACCACGTCGGCGACGAACTCTTCGAATTTACCGGGTAG
- a CDS encoding DUF7562 family protein, whose translation MWPSRNRTETVTCLACGAERPRDETREYDKYGDRWDREDKTFEYLCKSCHRELCHHPRGDLEELLIDLETGDGSRDAFLASYLAAVEERYGPLGER comes from the coding sequence ATGTGGCCCTCTCGGAACCGCACGGAGACGGTGACCTGTCTCGCCTGTGGCGCCGAGCGCCCGCGCGACGAGACCCGCGAGTACGACAAGTACGGCGACCGCTGGGATCGCGAGGACAAGACGTTCGAATATCTCTGTAAGTCCTGTCACCGCGAGCTCTGTCATCATCCGCGCGGTGACCTGGAGGAACTGCTGATCGATCTCGAGACCGGCGACGGAAGCCGTGATGCGTTTCTCGCGAGCTATCTCGCCGCGGTCGAGGAACGATACGGCCCGCTCGGGGAACGCTAG
- a CDS encoding VOC family protein, with translation MDVSHTALWVSDIDRTRAFYVDALGLRENWSFTGDDGVENVYIGGDDAEFQFKYDPDGGPAIDPGTMAHVAVTVDSTDDALERLVDRADPPVRMDPTTMADIGCRVAFVEDPDGYDVELVERLE, from the coding sequence ATGGACGTCAGTCACACGGCGCTGTGGGTCTCGGACATCGATCGAACGCGTGCCTTTTACGTCGACGCCCTCGGACTGCGCGAGAACTGGTCGTTTACGGGGGACGACGGCGTCGAAAACGTCTACATCGGCGGCGACGACGCCGAATTTCAGTTCAAGTACGATCCAGACGGCGGCCCGGCGATCGACCCGGGAACGATGGCCCACGTCGCGGTGACGGTCGACAGCACGGACGACGCGCTCGAACGGCTCGTCGACCGGGCGGATCCGCCGGTACGGATGGATCCGACGACGATGGCCGATATCGGTTGTCGCGTCGCGTTCGTCGAGGATCCCGACGGGTACGACGTCGAACTGGTCGAACGACTCGAGTGA
- a CDS encoding GNAT family N-acetyltransferase, which produces MTRAVRQATVDDVWAIHEVARESWHAAYDDILGSERVDDVVSDWYSIGDLESAITGTNGRENAVFLVADAPSADGATNESRVEDPLSGYIHAVPWPEDTSVAFLARLYVRPGHWNEGVGTALLERLEATLSGQFDRLRLAVLARNEIGISFYESRGFDRVGTRPSDLGPGLEEHVYEKQLPDAER; this is translated from the coding sequence GTGACTCGAGCCGTCCGGCAGGCTACGGTCGACGATGTCTGGGCCATCCACGAGGTCGCCCGTGAGAGCTGGCACGCTGCCTACGACGACATCCTCGGGTCGGAGAGGGTCGACGACGTCGTCTCTGACTGGTACTCGATCGGGGACCTCGAGTCGGCGATTACGGGAACGAACGGGCGCGAAAACGCCGTCTTCCTCGTGGCCGATGCCCCGTCAGCGGACGGCGCTACGAACGAGTCGAGGGTCGAGGATCCCCTCAGCGGCTACATCCACGCCGTCCCCTGGCCGGAGGATACGTCGGTGGCGTTTCTCGCGCGCCTCTACGTCCGGCCCGGCCACTGGAACGAGGGCGTCGGGACCGCGTTGCTCGAGCGTCTCGAAGCGACCCTCTCGGGGCAGTTCGACCGGCTCCGACTGGCCGTCCTGGCGAGAAACGAGATCGGCATTTCGTTCTACGAGTCCCGCGGTTTCGACCGCGTTGGAACCCGCCCGTCCGATCTGGGTCCGGGGCTCGAGGAACACGTCTACGAGAAACAGTTGCCGGACGCAGAGCGGTGA
- a CDS encoding TRAP transporter permease: MVTNDNASTDDAADGTADVSPAADADVLETGDPLSVADGLRGKFEWAVILGSIPFWLLVFWYSETQMMDRPRYGTLFLGGVLLLYLLIELPDTLEEKNWLETAMLAVSGVVVTIGTVYLFTSFQDLVYTRAGQAYGYEIALALAISLVMIYLTWRSFGVTFLVVVLGGIGYGFAGPYLSGTLSHGGLTPERTLRILAISGDGFYGFLTQLVAAWIALFLLYAGLLKAYGAFDLILRIAVRSATYIDSGIAQTAVLASAVIGSVNGSQTANAGMTGSFTIPLMKKSGIKPETAGGIEAVASTSGQVLPPVMGAGAFIMASLITGLTYGDVIIAGLIPAAILVVSIFIAVHYVATPQIDDPSMSGLFDEKLSRQDGLLESVKYGVPLVILVYQLGIVQVTVMTAALQTAVSMIALGIVIPLIKAGLEGDDLGGTVVHTFKQTIEGFRQGVIVVAPITIILAAINGVVDILMATGVPTAISLTLMDLSGGVPLIAFFLAMVICILLGLGMPTTASYTVVALLIAPTLINQFLVPDLAAHYFVFYAAILAGLTPPIATCVAVATGIAGGNFWRTCLEAIKISAPLFVLPFAFVYHPAMVSGEFSTAALTAGVIALLGSVAIIHGINYRFPFDRGPTIGLRIVFFAAGIVAMVHPDRIVQLGALALVIVLYGVQMTLGQSNPTEAVTDANRRGQP, from the coding sequence ATGGTAACTAACGACAACGCGAGCACTGACGATGCTGCCGACGGGACGGCGGACGTCTCGCCCGCCGCCGACGCGGACGTCCTCGAAACCGGTGACCCGCTGTCCGTCGCCGATGGACTCCGCGGAAAGTTCGAGTGGGCTGTGATTCTCGGCTCGATCCCGTTCTGGCTGCTCGTCTTCTGGTACTCCGAGACGCAGATGATGGACCGCCCCCGGTACGGCACCCTCTTTCTCGGCGGCGTTCTCCTGTTGTACCTGCTGATCGAGCTTCCGGATACGCTCGAGGAAAAGAACTGGCTCGAGACGGCGATGCTGGCCGTGTCGGGCGTGGTAGTCACGATCGGGACGGTGTATCTGTTCACGAGCTTTCAGGACCTGGTCTACACTCGCGCCGGCCAGGCCTACGGCTACGAGATCGCGCTCGCGCTTGCGATCTCGCTCGTGATGATCTACCTCACGTGGCGGTCGTTCGGGGTAACGTTCCTGGTCGTCGTCCTCGGCGGTATCGGGTACGGGTTCGCCGGCCCGTACCTGTCCGGGACGCTCAGCCACGGCGGGCTCACGCCCGAGCGAACGCTGCGGATCCTCGCCATCAGCGGTGACGGTTTCTACGGCTTCCTGACCCAGCTCGTCGCAGCTTGGATCGCGCTGTTCCTGTTGTACGCGGGGCTGTTGAAGGCCTACGGCGCGTTCGACCTCATCCTCCGGATCGCCGTTCGCTCCGCGACGTATATCGATTCCGGGATCGCCCAGACCGCGGTCCTCGCGAGCGCGGTTATCGGCTCGGTCAACGGCAGCCAGACGGCAAACGCCGGAATGACCGGGTCGTTTACGATCCCGCTCATGAAGAAAAGCGGTATCAAACCCGAGACCGCCGGCGGGATCGAAGCGGTCGCCTCGACGTCCGGTCAGGTACTTCCCCCGGTCATGGGCGCCGGTGCGTTCATCATGGCCTCGCTGATAACCGGACTCACGTACGGCGACGTCATTATCGCGGGCCTCATCCCCGCCGCGATTCTCGTGGTCTCGATCTTCATCGCCGTCCACTACGTGGCGACCCCCCAGATCGACGACCCCTCCATGAGCGGCCTGTTCGACGAAAAACTGAGTCGGCAGGACGGCCTCCTCGAGTCCGTCAAGTACGGCGTGCCGCTGGTCATCCTGGTGTATCAGCTCGGCATCGTCCAGGTGACGGTGATGACGGCGGCGCTGCAGACCGCCGTCTCGATGATCGCCCTCGGGATCGTGATTCCGTTGATAAAAGCAGGACTCGAAGGCGACGATCTCGGCGGAACGGTCGTCCATACCTTCAAGCAGACGATCGAAGGGTTCCGCCAGGGCGTTATCGTGGTCGCGCCGATCACGATTATTCTGGCGGCGATCAACGGCGTCGTCGACATCTTGATGGCGACCGGCGTTCCGACGGCGATCTCGCTCACGCTGATGGATCTCTCCGGGGGCGTCCCCCTCATCGCGTTCTTCCTCGCGATGGTCATCTGTATCCTGCTCGGCCTCGGCATGCCGACCACGGCGTCCTACACGGTGGTCGCACTGCTGATCGCGCCGACGCTCATCAATCAGTTCCTCGTTCCTGACCTCGCCGCGCACTACTTCGTCTTCTACGCGGCGATTCTGGCCGGGCTGACGCCGCCGATCGCGACCTGTGTCGCGGTCGCGACGGGGATCGCCGGCGGGAACTTCTGGCGGACCTGTCTCGAGGCGATCAAAATATCCGCGCCGCTTTTCGTCCTCCCCTTCGCCTTCGTCTACCATCCGGCGATGGTCTCGGGCGAGTTCAGCACGGCCGCGTTGACCGCCGGCGTCATCGCGCTGCTGGGGTCGGTCGCGATCATCCACGGCATCAACTATCGATTCCCGTTCGATCGAGGGCCAACGATCGGGCTCAGAATCGTGTTTTTCGCGGCCGGTATCGTCGCGATGGTTCACCCCGACCGGATCGTGCAACTCGGCGCGCTTGCACTCGTCATCGTCCTGTACGGCGTTCAGATGACGCTCGGGCAGTCGAATCCGACCGAGGCGGTTACCGACGCTAACCGACGCGGCCAGCCCTGA